The following DNA comes from Allobranchiibius huperziae.
CGAGGAAGTACAGGCCTGTCGTGGGCGCGGCCTCGAAGCCGGTGAGCTTCTTCTTGTCCCAGCCGGTGACGATCTTGGTGTGGAGCACCGGGTAGAGCGGCGCCTCCTCCGCCACGAAGTCCAGCACCTGCTTCCACAGGGCCTTCTGCGCGGACTTGTCCGACTCCTTGGATGCCTGATCGAGCAGGCCGGCGACCTTCTTCTGCGACGCGGCGTCCCAGTGGTAGCGGTCCTGCGGCCAGGTCTCACCAAAGTAGAACCAGCGCAGCAGCAGGTCGGTGTCGGTCCCGAAGACCGACGGGTCACCGGACGCCAGCAGTGCCCGGAACGTCGGCTTGGAGACCAGGCCGTCCGGCGCCGGTGCGTAGACCGACGACGACGGAGCGGTGTTGAGGGTGGCGCGTACGCCGATCTGCTTCCACGCGTCGATGATCAGCGGGGCGGTGTCGGTCACCGCTGCGGCGTCGGTGGTCACCAGCTCGATCGACAGGCCGGACACCCCGGCCGCGGCGAGGAGCGCCTTGGCTTTCGCCTTGTCGTAGGAGTAGACGGTGGATGCCTTCTGGTAGTCGGCGTTCGCCGGGTCGAGGTAGCTGTCGGCAGCCGAGGCGAACCCTTGGAACGCGGTCCGGATCAGCGAGTCGGTGTCGACGGCGTAGTGCAGCGCCTGCCGGACCCGCTTGTCGTCGAACGGTTTCGCCGAGCAGTTGAACATCAGGAAGATCTGGTTGAACGCCTGCTTGGCCTCGACGTCCTTCTTGCCCTGCAGTTGCTTGACGTTGATGTAGGGGACGGCCTCGATCGCCTGCGACCGGCCGCTCTGCAGGTCGGCCACCCGGGTCGCCGCCTGCGTGGTGGTGTGCCAGGTCATCCGGGTCGCCCTGGCCTTGCGCGAGCCGTTGTAGCCGGTGTTCGCCGCGAAGGTCAGGCCGTTGTTCGCATCCGCGGTGAGCAGCTTCCACGGACCGCTGCCGACGGGCGCGGTGTCGAAGGTCTTGCTCGCGGCGGCGTTCAGGGTCTTGGCCTTCGGCACGATCTTGATCACCGAGATGCGGCTGGGGAACAAGGTGAAGGGCTGTTTGAGGGTGAACTCGACGGTCGTGGCGTCCTTGGCCTTCACCGAGGAGATGAAGGTGATGAACTGCGACATCAGCGTCGTCGCATCCTGGGCGCGCGTAAAGGACCAGGCGACATCGGTGGCGGTCACAGGGCTGCCGTCGGAGAACGTCGCGCCGTCGCGCAGCGTGACCGTCCACGTCGTGCCGTCGGCGCTCGCGGTCGGCTGCGATTTGGCCAGCGCGAGGTAGGGCGCCCGGGTGATGGGGTCGAGGTCGACCAGGCCCTCGAAGACGTGCTGGTTGGCGGCCGTGGCCACCGCACTGGATGCGTTGACCGGGTCCAAGCCGCTGGAGAGTGTGAAGGCGAGGGTGGCGTCGATCTCGCCGGACCCGGAGGTGCCGGCGCCGCCCGCTCCGTTGCTGGTGCCCGAGTCGGGGCCGCACGCGCTCACCGCGGCGGTGATGGCGGCGGCGGCACTCAGCGTGCCGGTATAGCGCAGGAAGGTGCGGCGCGTCGTACCGGTCAGGCCGGCAGGGTCGAGGGCAAGCTTGCGGGTCATGGTGCCTCCATGGCAGGGCGGCTGAGCTCGGAATGTGAAGCAGCATACATCAGACGTCTGACATCGGACATCATCTTGTATGCTCTCGTTATCCACCCCACACCTCAGGAGGACCCATGACCACGGCGGTCGCCCGGCCACAGTCAGCACAGCTGCAGGCCGTCGAACGGATCAAGTCCTACATCCTCGATCACCGGCTGCGCGCCGGTGATCCGCTCCCCACCGAGGCGGAGCTGACGGCGGCGATCGGCGCGAGTCGCTCGAGCGTGCGGGAGGCGATCCGCACCCTGACGGCGCTGGACATCGTCGAGGTGCGGCACGGGCACGGCACCTTCGTGGGCCGCCTGTCGCTGAGCGCCATGATCGAGAGCCTGGCGTTCCGCTCGATGCTGAGCAGCGGCACGGACTACGCCGTGCTTGCCGACCTGGTCTCGATCCGCCAGCTGATGGAGCAGGGCTTCGCCCGGCCGATCATCGACAGCTTCACCGCCGAGCAGGAGAAGGGTCTCGGCGATCTGGCCCGGCAGATGAAGACCCTGGCCAAGCAGGGCAAGCCGTACATCGAGGAGGAC
Coding sequences within:
- a CDS encoding FadR/GntR family transcriptional regulator, with protein sequence MTTAVARPQSAQLQAVERIKSYILDHRLRAGDPLPTEAELTAAIGASRSSVREAIRTLTALDIVEVRHGHGTFVGRLSLSAMIESLAFRSMLSSGTDYAVLADLVSIRQLMEQGFARPIIDSFTAEQEKGLGDLARQMKTLAKQGKPYIEEDRHFHLLLLEPLGNHLVVQLTGAFWEVQARVAPSLDVAPADWLRTANAHMEIVDAAAAGDLERLRSAIEEHYAPIRNHIRNLHA
- a CDS encoding ABC transporter substrate-binding protein, translated to MTRKLALDPAGLTGTTRRTFLRYTGTLSAAAAITAAVSACGPDSGTSNGAGGAGTSGSGEIDATLAFTLSSGLDPVNASSAVATAANQHVFEGLVDLDPITRAPYLALAKSQPTASADGTTWTVTLRDGATFSDGSPVTATDVAWSFTRAQDATTLMSQFITFISSVKAKDATTVEFTLKQPFTLFPSRISVIKIVPKAKTLNAAASKTFDTAPVGSGPWKLLTADANNGLTFAANTGYNGSRKARATRMTWHTTTQAATRVADLQSGRSQAIEAVPYINVKQLQGKKDVEAKQAFNQIFLMFNCSAKPFDDKRVRQALHYAVDTDSLIRTAFQGFASAADSYLDPANADYQKASTVYSYDKAKAKALLAAAGVSGLSIELVTTDAAAVTDTAPLIIDAWKQIGVRATLNTAPSSSVYAPAPDGLVSKPTFRALLASGDPSVFGTDTDLLLRWFYFGETWPQDRYHWDAASQKKVAGLLDQASKESDKSAQKALWKQVLDFVAEEAPLYPVLHTKIVTGWDKKKLTGFEAAPTTGLYFLGASRS